In Patagioenas fasciata isolate bPatFas1 chromosome 18, bPatFas1.hap1, whole genome shotgun sequence, a genomic segment contains:
- the H3-3B gene encoding histone H3.3 → MARTKQTARKSTGGKAPRKQLATKAARKSAPSTGGVKKPHRYRPGTVALREIRRYQKSTELLIRKLPFQRLVREIAQDFKTDLRFQSAAIGALQEASEAYLVGLFEDTNLCAIHAKRVTIMPKDIQLARRIRGERA, encoded by the exons ATGGCCCGTACAAAGCAGACCGCCCGCAAGTCCACCGGGGGGAAGGCTCCGCGCAAGCAGCTGGCGACCAAGGCGGCCCGGAAAAGCGCCCCCTCTACCGGCGGCGTCAAGAAGCCTCATCGCTACAG GCCGGGCACCGTCGCCCTCCGTGAGATCCGTCGCTACCAGAAGTCCACGGAGCTGCTGATCCGCAAGCTGCCCTTCCAGCGGCTGGTCAGGGAAATCGCCCAGGATTTCAAAACAGACTTGAGGTTCCAGAGTGCGGCCATTGGTGCGCTGCAG GAGGCCAGCGAAGCATATCTGGTGGGTCTGTTTGAAGATACAAACCTGTGCGCCATCCATGCCAAGAGAGTCACCATCATGCCCAAAGATATCCAGTTGGCTCGCAGGATACGGGGAGAGCGAGCTTAA
- the LOC136109569 gene encoding uncharacterized protein isoform X1, translated as MARKEPLLSALKGGVLRLREGGGPCTDASPHLTSLCQLLESILRKGLRQPSWGFRRRDYWHWLEQLPTEDSSRPTPLSISIQKAGRCEKVQTAQGRGRYFLRLALQGKVLAAAVQQLAQAPRLLEFYDPVTSILGNEDLLEPFLSLLLVVTEMDFSLDLQNCSFLDESWLLPVCITYETVPCRVLGMVLRYVDGRVFVTEVLPESQAEVDEVVLAGDILDEINGCSLRNAYNGQAGAVLQKLKGQPLSLRLLRWWWHDGRVYEPLLPYLKVLKEKEPQFQLQCSPRCEGQTRRLQGGRLLYNLQYLGQTRVGKYGGKEVLEQAIPAVLERHLAAQEVLCDVREAEVLVREKTSSKLLCRHPYPTISCVGRCLDRSHIFAFCVAASPESPDGSAFDCLVFAASSEQECEEIIRRIAAGFKHTEWFV; from the exons ATGGCCCGGAAGGAGCCGCTGCTGAGCGCCCTTAAAG GTGGGGTGCTGCGGCTGCGGGAGGGTGGGGGGCCCTGCACGGATGCCTCGCCACACCTCACATCCCTCTGCCAGCTGCTGGAGAGCATCCTGCGCAAGGGGCTCCGAC AACCATCCTGGGGCTTCAGGAGACGGGATTACTGGCACTGGCTGGAGCAGCTTCCCACAGAGGACAGTAGCAG GCCGACCCCTCTCTCCATCAGCATCCAGAAAGCCGGCAGGTGTGAGAAGGTCCAGACGGCGCAGGGCCGCGGGCGGTACTTTCTGCGCTTGGCCCTGCAAGGGAAGGTGCTGGCGGCGGCCGTGCAGCAGCTGGCACAGGCACCCCGGCTCCTGGAG ttttatgATCCGGTGACCTCCATCCTTGGCAATGAAGACCTCCTGG agcctttccTCTCACTGTTGCTGGTGGTGACAGAGATGGATTTCTCTCTGGACCTGCAG AATTGCAGTTTCTTGGACGAAAGCTGGCTGCTGCCG GTGTGCATCACTTACGAGACGGTCCCATGCCGAGTGCTAGGAATGGTGCTCAG atATGTGGATGGCCGGGTCTTTGTCACCGAGGTGCTCCCTGAGAGCCAGGCGGAGGTGGATGAGGTGGTGCTGGCTGGTGACATCCTCGATGAGATCAATGGCTGCTCGCTGAGAAATGCCTACAATGGGCAG gctggggCAGTGCTGCAGAAGCTGAAGGGACAACCGCTCAGCCTCCGCCTGCTGCGGTGGTGGTGGCACGACGGGAGGGTATATGAGCCGCTGCTGCCCTACCTGAAGGTCCTGAAGGAGAAGGAGCCCCAATTCCAGCTCCAGTGCAGCCCCCGGTGTGAGGGGCAGACACGGAGGCTGCAGGGGGGCAG GCTGCTCTACAACCTGCAGTACCTGGGCCAGACCCGCGTTGGGAAG TATGGTGGCaaagaggtgctggagcaggCCATCCCTGCTGTGCTGGAGAGGCACCTGGCAGCACAG GAGGTTTTATGTGATGTGAGGGAAGCAGAAGTCCTTGTACGGGAGAAGACTTCTTCCAAG CTCCTGTGCCGCCACCCCTACCCCACTATCTCCTGCGTGGGACGCTGCCTGGACCGCAGCCACATATTTGCCTTCTGCGTGGC CGCTTCCCCCGAGAGCCCTGATGGGAGCGCGTTTGACTGTCTGGTGTTTGCAGCGAGTTCTGAGCAAGAATGCGAGGAAATCATCAGGAGAATTG ctgcaggattTAAGCACACAGAGTGGTTTGTGTGA
- the GALK1 gene encoding galactokinase → MAEAAELGSARLLAAARREHEAAFGEAPVLAAWAPGRVNLIGEHTDYNCGFVLPMALQLGTVLVGSRTKDRTISIITTSADADEPRRVQFPAPSQSSPLSPGQPRWANYVKGVIQHYKGGPMPGFSAVIASDIPLGGGLSSSAALEVATYTFLQQLCPDDGDLVAKALLCQKAEHTFADMPCGIMDQFISVMGKEGHALLIDCRSMETVLVPLTDASLAVLITNSNVRHTLTGSEYPTRRRQCEEAAAALGKESLRDATMAELEAAKSRLGEEVYRRARHVISEIARTEQAAQALKNRDYKTFGKLMVESHNSLRDDYEVSCPELDELVAAALEVKGVYGSRMTGGGFGGCTVTLLKAEAAEEAQRHIQEKYSRTATFYLTKPSEGAKVLPL, encoded by the exons ATGGCGGAGGCGGCGGAGCTCGGGTCGGCCCGGCTACTGGCGGCCGCCCGCCGGGAGCACGAAGCGGCTTTCGGGGAAGCGCCGGTGCTGGCGGCGTGGGCCCCCGGCAGGGTTAACCTCATCGGCGAGCACACCGACTACAACTGCGGCTTCGTGCTGCCCATG GCCCTGCAGCTGGGGACGGTGCTGGTGGGATCCCGCACGAAGGACAGGACCATCTCCATCATCACCACCTCGGCGGACGCGGATGAGCCCCGCAGGGTGCAGTTCCCGGCTCCCAGCCAAAGCAGCCCCCTGAGCCCGGGGCAGCCGCGCTGGGCCAACTATGTCAAGGGCGTCATCCAGCACTACAAGG GTGGTCCCATGCCGGGATTCAGCGCTGTGATAGCCAGTGACATCCCCCTGGGTGGGGGCCTCTCCAGCTCGGCCGCTCTGGAGGTGGCCACTTATaccttcctccagcagctctgtcccG ATGACGGTGATTTGGTAGCCAAGGCACTGCTGTGCCAGAAAGCGGAGCACACGTTTGCCGACATGCCCTGTGGGATCATGGACCAGTTCATATCCGTGATGGGCAAGGAAGGCCACGCGCTGCTTATTGACTGCAG GTCCATGGAGACCGTCCTTGTCCCACTGACCGATGCCAGCTTGGCCGTTCTCATCACCAACTCCAATGTGCGGCACACACTGACGGGCAGCGAGTACCCCACGCGCCGGCGGCAGTGCGAGGAGGCAGCGGCGGCGCTCGGCAAGGAGAGCCTGCGAGATGCCACCATGGCTGAGCTGGAAG CGGCCAAGAGCCGGCTGGGCGAGGAGGTGTACCGACGGGCCAGGCACGTCATCAGCGAGATAGCGCGGACAGAGCAGGCAGCGCAAGCACTGAAGAACAGGGACTACAAGACATTTGGGAAGCTGATGGTGGAGAGTCACAACTCCCTCAG GGATGACTATGAAGTGAGCTGCCCGGAGCTGGATGAGCTGGTAGCAGCAGCACTGGAGGTCAAGGGGGTTTATGGCAGCAGGATGACCGGGGGAGGCTTTGGAGGCTGCACGGTGACATTGCTGAAGGCTGAGGCTGCAGAGGAGGCCCAGCGCCACATCCAG GAGAAATACAGCCGCACAGCCACCTTCTACCTCACCAAACCCTCCGAAGGGGCGAAGGTGCTGCCCCTGTAG
- the LOC136109569 gene encoding uncharacterized protein isoform X2 has product MARKEPLLSALKGGVLRLREGGGPCTDASPHLTSLCQLLESILRKGLRQPSWGFRRRDYWHWLEQLPTEDSSSIQKAGRCEKVQTAQGRGRYFLRLALQGKVLAAAVQQLAQAPRLLEFYDPVTSILGNEDLLEPFLSLLLVVTEMDFSLDLQNCSFLDESWLLPVCITYETVPCRVLGMVLRYVDGRVFVTEVLPESQAEVDEVVLAGDILDEINGCSLRNAYNGQAGAVLQKLKGQPLSLRLLRWWWHDGRVYEPLLPYLKVLKEKEPQFQLQCSPRCEGQTRRLQGGRLLYNLQYLGQTRVGKYGGKEVLEQAIPAVLERHLAAQEVLCDVREAEVLVREKTSSKLLCRHPYPTISCVGRCLDRSHIFAFCVAASPESPDGSAFDCLVFAASSEQECEEIIRRIAAGFKHTEWFV; this is encoded by the exons ATGGCCCGGAAGGAGCCGCTGCTGAGCGCCCTTAAAG GTGGGGTGCTGCGGCTGCGGGAGGGTGGGGGGCCCTGCACGGATGCCTCGCCACACCTCACATCCCTCTGCCAGCTGCTGGAGAGCATCCTGCGCAAGGGGCTCCGAC AACCATCCTGGGGCTTCAGGAGACGGGATTACTGGCACTGGCTGGAGCAGCTTCCCACAGAGGACAGTAGCAG CATCCAGAAAGCCGGCAGGTGTGAGAAGGTCCAGACGGCGCAGGGCCGCGGGCGGTACTTTCTGCGCTTGGCCCTGCAAGGGAAGGTGCTGGCGGCGGCCGTGCAGCAGCTGGCACAGGCACCCCGGCTCCTGGAG ttttatgATCCGGTGACCTCCATCCTTGGCAATGAAGACCTCCTGG agcctttccTCTCACTGTTGCTGGTGGTGACAGAGATGGATTTCTCTCTGGACCTGCAG AATTGCAGTTTCTTGGACGAAAGCTGGCTGCTGCCG GTGTGCATCACTTACGAGACGGTCCCATGCCGAGTGCTAGGAATGGTGCTCAG atATGTGGATGGCCGGGTCTTTGTCACCGAGGTGCTCCCTGAGAGCCAGGCGGAGGTGGATGAGGTGGTGCTGGCTGGTGACATCCTCGATGAGATCAATGGCTGCTCGCTGAGAAATGCCTACAATGGGCAG gctggggCAGTGCTGCAGAAGCTGAAGGGACAACCGCTCAGCCTCCGCCTGCTGCGGTGGTGGTGGCACGACGGGAGGGTATATGAGCCGCTGCTGCCCTACCTGAAGGTCCTGAAGGAGAAGGAGCCCCAATTCCAGCTCCAGTGCAGCCCCCGGTGTGAGGGGCAGACACGGAGGCTGCAGGGGGGCAG GCTGCTCTACAACCTGCAGTACCTGGGCCAGACCCGCGTTGGGAAG TATGGTGGCaaagaggtgctggagcaggCCATCCCTGCTGTGCTGGAGAGGCACCTGGCAGCACAG GAGGTTTTATGTGATGTGAGGGAAGCAGAAGTCCTTGTACGGGAGAAGACTTCTTCCAAG CTCCTGTGCCGCCACCCCTACCCCACTATCTCCTGCGTGGGACGCTGCCTGGACCGCAGCCACATATTTGCCTTCTGCGTGGC CGCTTCCCCCGAGAGCCCTGATGGGAGCGCGTTTGACTGTCTGGTGTTTGCAGCGAGTTCTGAGCAAGAATGCGAGGAAATCATCAGGAGAATTG ctgcaggattTAAGCACACAGAGTGGTTTGTGTGA